Proteins encoded by one window of Streptomyces sp. NBC_01477:
- a CDS encoding ATP-binding protein — protein MADLQEASITLPSEPASVTVARRHVCGVLAEWGLPAGAPAVDVVRLIVSELTTNAVLHTSGLSPAFTVDVRLERSERLSIGVTDSHPRWPRQAAAATQQDNGRGMVIVRHLAAESGGSLRITPTGDGGKTVWITLPWAVPVG, from the coding sequence ATGGCAGATCTTCAGGAAGCATCCATCACCCTGCCGAGCGAACCGGCGTCGGTGACGGTAGCCAGGCGCCATGTGTGCGGTGTGCTCGCCGAGTGGGGGCTGCCCGCGGGGGCGCCCGCGGTCGACGTCGTACGCCTGATCGTGTCGGAGCTGACCACCAACGCGGTGCTGCACACCTCGGGGCTGTCGCCGGCCTTCACCGTCGACGTACGCCTCGAACGCTCGGAGCGGTTGTCCATCGGCGTCACCGACAGCCATCCGCGCTGGCCCCGGCAGGCGGCGGCGGCCACCCAGCAGGACAACGGCCGCGGGATGGTGATTGTGCGTCACCTCGCCGCCGAGTCCGGCGGCAGCCTCCGGATCACCCCGACCGGCGACGGCGGCAAGACCGTGTGGATCACGCTCCCCTGGGCGGTTCCGGTCGGCTGA
- a CDS encoding helix-turn-helix domain-containing protein — protein MERVPAVRRRRLGAELRRLRDLSGLTSGEAADQAGWHQSKVSRIETGHSSVRAEDVNLLLDIYAVRDRDVRDLLCTLAGYGYQRGWWHDFREVLPVEYRDFISLETGASRARSMETSVVPGLLQTPAYAHALTRDVMPQLGPREVDALVDVRIARQAVLRQDPPLELTAVLDEAVLRRCVGGPEVMAGQLRSLVEAAELPQVSLHVLPFAAGGHIGVTGSFVIFSFPRIADLDVVVLDHLTSSLCVDRKEDITAYAAAFARLRDRALPCAESVAMIAGIGTEFLRMPRPTKEAPL, from the coding sequence ATGGAAAGAGTGCCCGCGGTACGCCGGCGCAGACTCGGTGCGGAGCTTCGCCGGTTGCGGGATCTGTCAGGACTCACCAGCGGCGAGGCCGCCGACCAGGCCGGCTGGCACCAGTCGAAAGTCAGCCGGATCGAAACCGGCCACAGCAGCGTGCGCGCCGAGGATGTGAACCTGCTGCTCGACATCTACGCGGTACGCGACCGGGACGTCCGCGACCTGCTGTGCACCCTGGCCGGATACGGCTACCAGCGCGGCTGGTGGCACGACTTCCGCGAGGTCCTGCCGGTGGAATACCGGGACTTCATCAGCCTGGAGACCGGGGCGAGCCGGGCCCGGTCGATGGAGACCAGCGTGGTCCCCGGCCTGTTGCAGACCCCCGCCTACGCACACGCGTTGACCAGGGACGTCATGCCGCAGCTCGGGCCGCGCGAGGTGGACGCGCTGGTGGACGTGCGGATCGCCCGGCAGGCGGTGCTGCGCCAGGATCCGCCGCTGGAGCTGACCGCGGTGCTCGACGAGGCGGTGCTGCGGCGCTGCGTCGGCGGCCCCGAGGTGATGGCCGGTCAGCTGCGGAGCCTGGTGGAGGCGGCGGAGCTGCCGCAGGTCTCCCTGCATGTGCTGCCATTTGCCGCGGGCGGGCACATAGGGGTGACCGGTTCTTTCGTCATCTTCTCCTTTCCGCGCATTGCTGATCTGGATGTGGTTGTTCTTGACCATCTGACGAGTAGTCTCTGTGTCGATCGGAAAGAGGACATCACCGCTTACGCCGCCGCGTTCGCCCGATTGCGTGATCGTGCGCTTCCCTGTGCGGAATCGGTTGCGATGATCGCCGGAATCGGTACCGAGTTCCTGCGGATGCCGCGGCCCACGAAGGAGGCACCACTATGA